One genomic region from Cataglyphis hispanica isolate Lineage 1 chromosome 11, ULB_Chis1_1.0, whole genome shotgun sequence encodes:
- the LOC126853112 gene encoding inositol 2-dehydrogenase-like — MATAKFKETSPYVKPKPSPPEEDYLYKKYLEDLVLKTDSRNDPILKLALFGVGRAGTIHLASIISNTRVKLVYIVDDVESNWRNMRKHWNLEDVTFLNSEQSDKVFKDSNVDAIVVASPTYTHENIVIKALKAKKAVFCEKPIAENRSDTAKCYDMAEKIGKPLFCAFNRRFDPSYSEVRDRVRKGEVGHVHMIKTVARDSPLPTIEYLKASGGIFHDCLVHDIDIMTWILGEYPDKISAIVDANIPEIKAIGDFDTVAVTMHFPSGTVGMIDLSRNSTYGYDQRVEVFGPKGVIQAENEQPNSIHRQYGLNGSVTAPIWYSFASRFMNGYRREFDHFVDIVHGKAKSLVKSKEILAVCKIATACEESARTGKIMDLSWANGELPDDQ, encoded by the exons ATGGCAACAGCAAAATTCAAGGAAACATCCCCTTATGTCAAGCCGAAACCTTCACCACCTGAGGAGGACTACCTCTATAAAAA ATACTTAGAAGACCTTGTATTAAAGACCGATTCCCGAAACGATCCGATCCTTAAGCTGGCCTTATTTGGTGTGGGTCGTGCTGGTACGATACATTTAGCatctataatttctaatacacGCGTCAAACTCGTATATATCGTTGACGATGTCGAGAGCAACTGGCGAAATATGCGTAAACACTGGAATCTAGAGGATGTTACTTTCTTAAATAGTGAACAATCCGACAAAGTATTCAAGGATTCCAA TGTCGACGCGATTGTCGTGGCATCGCCGACCTACACACACGAGAATATCGTTATCAAGGCTTTGAAGGCAAAAAAGGCGGTCTTCTGCGAAAAACCTATAGCGGAAAATCGATCGGACACTGCCAAATGCTACGATATGGCTGAGAAAATTGGCAAGCCATTGTTTTGCGCGTTCAATCGGCGATTCGATCCGAGCTACTCGGAAGTACGAGACCGAGTTCGAAAAGGTGAAGTCGGACACGTCCACATGATCAAAACCGTCGCACGCGACTCTCCCCTACCTACTATAGAGTATCTGAAAGCATCCGGCGGTATCTTCCACGATTGTTTGGTTCACGATATCGATATTATGACCTGGATTCTCGGCGAGTATCCAGATAAG ATTTCGGCCATAGTTGATGCGAACATCCCGGAAATCAAGGCGATTGGGGATTTCGATACGGTCGCAGTGACCATGCACTTTCCATCAGGTACCGTGGGTATGATCGATCTGTCGCGCAATAGCACTTATGGATACGATCAACGAGTGGAGGTGTTTGGTCCGAAGGGTGTCATACAAGCTGAAAACGAGCAGCCAAACTCCATTCATCGGCAGTACGGTCTGAACGGATCGGTCACTGCCCCGATCTGGTACTCGTTCGCTAGCCGTTTCATGAACGGCTACAGAAGAGAGTTCGATCACTTTGTCGACATAGTGCACGGTAAGGCTAAATCGCTGGTCAAGTCGAAAGAAATCTTGGCAGTGTGTAAGATCGCTACAGCATGTGAAGAATCCGCTCGCACAGGAAAGATCATGGATCT